The following are from one region of the Microbacterium paraoxydans genome:
- a CDS encoding dipeptide/oligopeptide/nickel ABC transporter permease/ATP-binding protein, which translates to MTTTDIRVAFDRAAQKRRSSLFRRFLRHPGGYIPLAIFVLIVLVGVFAPLLAPMDPNLVDLAAAKAPPSPEHLLGGDSTGRDILSRLIYGTRTTLWGALITIVTALVIGVPSGVAAGYFGGVFDRVATWISDALQSIPGMIILLVVAAGSRNNFELLMVTVGVFMVPGYFRIARSQTLAVRGEAYIDAARVSGLSDARIIFRHVITAVYPPVIIQTALTAGIAMGMQAGLQFLGIGDSNVPSWGAMMLEGFRLMLTYPLILLWPSAALGLTIAVLAIMGSTLAELVQVRTPRAARRRRRGVLETADEVAAPPATGSVRHEAPASALRVENLHVVHATPTGETEVVHGVTLDVAPGEVVGIVGESGSGKSQTVFSVLDLLPATGRATADAIWVGGAEVTHATPKGRQALLGRTIGYVPQEPMSNLDPSYTIGHQLIEPLRRTHGLGKAAARQRAREVLLRVGLSDPDRVMRSYPHQVSGGMAQRVLIAGAIAGRPSLLVADEPTTALDVTVQAEVLELLRELQAEYGMALLIVTHNFGVVADICDRVIVMRGGDIVESGPVDDLFAAPTQEYTRELIAASLDEAEGRAALDGRRTEVPA; encoded by the coding sequence ATGACCACGACTGACATCCGCGTCGCCTTCGACCGGGCCGCCCAGAAGCGCCGGTCGAGCCTGTTCCGACGCTTCCTCCGTCACCCCGGCGGCTACATTCCGCTCGCGATCTTCGTGCTCATCGTGCTCGTCGGGGTGTTCGCGCCGCTGCTGGCGCCGATGGACCCGAACCTCGTCGACCTCGCAGCCGCGAAGGCCCCGCCCTCGCCGGAGCACCTCCTCGGCGGCGACTCCACCGGGCGCGACATCCTCAGCCGCCTCATCTACGGGACGAGGACGACGCTGTGGGGTGCGCTCATCACGATCGTCACGGCGCTCGTCATCGGCGTCCCGTCGGGTGTCGCGGCCGGGTACTTCGGCGGCGTCTTCGACCGGGTCGCGACCTGGATCAGCGACGCCCTCCAGTCGATCCCCGGGATGATCATCCTCCTCGTGGTCGCCGCCGGCAGTCGCAACAACTTCGAGCTGCTGATGGTCACCGTCGGCGTCTTCATGGTGCCGGGCTACTTCCGCATCGCGCGGTCGCAGACGCTCGCCGTCCGCGGCGAGGCGTACATCGATGCCGCCCGCGTGTCGGGGCTGTCGGACGCGCGCATCATCTTCCGCCACGTCATCACGGCCGTCTACCCGCCGGTCATCATCCAGACCGCGCTCACGGCGGGCATCGCCATGGGCATGCAGGCGGGGCTCCAGTTCCTCGGCATCGGCGACTCGAACGTGCCGAGCTGGGGCGCGATGATGCTCGAGGGCTTCCGGCTCATGCTCACGTACCCGCTCATACTGCTGTGGCCCTCCGCCGCGCTCGGTCTCACGATCGCGGTCCTCGCGATCATGGGCTCCACGCTCGCCGAGCTCGTGCAGGTGCGCACGCCGCGGGCGGCCCGACGGCGGCGGCGCGGTGTGCTCGAGACCGCGGACGAGGTCGCCGCGCCTCCCGCCACGGGCAGCGTGCGTCATGAGGCTCCGGCGTCGGCCCTCCGCGTCGAGAACCTGCACGTCGTGCACGCGACACCGACAGGGGAGACCGAGGTCGTGCACGGAGTGACGCTCGACGTCGCGCCAGGGGAGGTCGTCGGGATCGTCGGCGAGTCCGGGTCGGGCAAGTCGCAGACCGTGTTCTCGGTGCTCGACCTGCTCCCCGCGACCGGCCGGGCGACCGCCGACGCGATCTGGGTCGGCGGCGCGGAGGTCACCCACGCGACGCCGAAGGGGCGCCAGGCCCTGCTCGGGCGCACCATCGGCTATGTGCCGCAGGAGCCGATGAGCAATCTCGACCCCTCGTACACGATCGGGCACCAGCTCATCGAGCCGCTGCGCCGGACGCACGGGCTGGGGAAGGCCGCCGCCCGGCAGCGCGCGCGGGAGGTGCTCCTGCGGGTCGGGCTGTCCGACCCCGATCGCGTGATGCGCAGCTACCCGCATCAGGTGTCCGGCGGCATGGCGCAGCGCGTGCTCATCGCCGGCGCGATCGCCGGTCGGCCGTCGCTCCTCGTCGCGGACGAGCCCACCACCGCCCTCGACGTGACCGTGCAGGCCGAGGTGCTCGAACTGCTGCGGGAGCTGCAGGCCGAGTACGGCATGGCGCTGCTCATCGTGACGCACAACTTCGGCGTCGTCGCCGACATCTGCGACCGCGTGATCGTCATGCGCGGCGGCGACATCGTGGAGTCGGGGCCCGTGGACGACCTCTTCGCCGCGCCCACCCAGGAGTACACGCGCGAGCTCATCGCCGCGTCGCTCGACGAAGCCGAGGGCCGCGCCGCGCTCGACGGCCGGCGGACGGAGGTCCCCGCATGA
- a CDS encoding ATP-binding cassette domain-containing protein, translating to MNTAPVNPLLQVDDLVVEYGRGRHAFRALHGVSLDIAPGECLGLVGESGSGKSTLGKAILGLAPVTAGRIRFDGRDIGRLGGRARRALADDVQVVFQDPYGSLNPALTIGDILAEPLLTTGIGAKAADARVRDMLDRVRLPATSMDRYPSEFSGGQRQRIAIARALVRGPRLIVCDEPVSALDLTTQATILDLFIELQRDTGVAYLFVSHDLGVVRRVCHRVAVMYRGEIVEIGDGEQVTRAPRHPYAERLRLASPVADPASQRERRAQWLALREVPDAAVR from the coding sequence ATGAACACCGCTCCGGTGAACCCCCTGCTGCAGGTGGACGACCTCGTGGTCGAGTACGGCCGGGGTCGGCACGCCTTCCGCGCGCTGCACGGCGTCTCCCTCGACATCGCCCCCGGTGAGTGCCTCGGCCTCGTCGGCGAGTCCGGATCGGGCAAATCGACCCTCGGCAAGGCCATCCTCGGCCTCGCCCCGGTGACGGCGGGGCGCATCCGCTTCGACGGCCGGGACATCGGCCGCCTCGGCGGCCGGGCCCGACGGGCGCTCGCCGACGACGTGCAGGTCGTGTTCCAGGACCCGTACGGCTCCCTCAATCCGGCACTGACCATCGGCGACATCCTCGCCGAGCCGTTGCTGACGACGGGCATCGGGGCGAAGGCGGCCGACGCGCGCGTGCGCGACATGCTCGACCGCGTGCGCCTGCCCGCCACGAGCATGGACCGGTACCCGAGCGAGTTCTCCGGCGGGCAGCGGCAGCGCATCGCGATCGCCCGCGCCCTGGTCCGCGGTCCGCGGCTGATCGTGTGCGACGAGCCGGTCAGCGCGCTCGATCTCACCACGCAGGCCACCATCCTCGACCTCTTCATCGAGCTGCAGCGCGACACCGGTGTGGCCTACCTGTTCGTGTCGCACGACCTCGGCGTCGTCCGGCGGGTCTGCCACCGGGTCGCGGTGATGTACCGGGGCGAGATCGTGGAGATCGGTGACGGGGAGCAGGTCACCCGCGCGCCACGCCACCCGTACGCCGAACGGCTGCGGCTGGCCTCGCCCGTCGCCGACCCAGCGTCCCAGCGGGAACGCCGGGCGCAGTGGCTCGCTCTGCGGGAGGTGCCCGATGCGGCGGTACGGTAG
- a CDS encoding TetR/AcrR family transcriptional regulator has protein sequence MPKIIDHDQRRRDIVEVAKSIILKGGFEAATMRSIAAEAGFANGALKHYFPGKESIVAATFETILQQMSEGVEAAGQEPVAADDALRGFLQATVPRDPEQIAAGRVLLALWEYAMANESLAELYRGHLGSWRASLIARMEAARDEGSIRDQDYGPLADEYISAAVGATVINLMYPDGDRIADYENYIDRFLARLR, from the coding sequence ATGCCGAAGATCATCGACCACGACCAGCGGCGACGGGACATCGTCGAGGTGGCCAAGAGCATCATCCTGAAGGGTGGGTTCGAGGCGGCGACCATGCGCAGCATCGCCGCGGAGGCGGGCTTCGCGAACGGTGCGCTGAAGCACTACTTCCCCGGGAAGGAGAGCATCGTCGCGGCGACGTTCGAGACGATCCTGCAGCAGATGTCCGAGGGCGTGGAGGCCGCCGGGCAGGAACCGGTGGCGGCGGACGACGCGCTGCGCGGCTTCCTGCAGGCCACCGTGCCGCGCGACCCGGAGCAGATCGCCGCGGGCCGGGTGCTCCTGGCGCTGTGGGAGTACGCGATGGCGAACGAGTCGCTGGCCGAGCTCTACCGCGGACACCTGGGCTCCTGGCGAGCCTCGCTCATCGCGCGCATGGAGGCGGCCCGCGACGAGGGGTCGATCCGCGATCAGGACTACGGCCCGCTGGCGGACGAGTACATCTCCGCGGCGGTCGGTGCGACGGTCATCAACCTCATGTACCCGGACGGCGACCGCATTGCCGACTACGAGAACTACATCGACCGGTTCCTCGCGCGGCTGCGCTGA
- a CDS encoding alpha/beta fold hydrolase, with product MTLPPERPVVFLHGLASRGTQDWPDSEWTAVLGDRPRRVLDLPAHGDAPGLGVVPTAAVLDALAEAIGPDEVDLVGYSLGARLAWDLARHPGVAVRRLVLGGLSAGEPFALVDLSAARAAIAGGPAPVDPLTGMIVHMVSLPGNRPDDLLDLIEGLATEPFAPEAGAPAMPVLLLGGEDDPMAAGIDELAARLPDVRVRRVPGDHLAALHTAAFRDAVRGFLAD from the coding sequence ATGACCCTTCCCCCCGAACGACCCGTGGTGTTCCTGCACGGCCTCGCCTCGCGCGGCACGCAGGACTGGCCGGACAGCGAGTGGACGGCGGTGCTCGGCGATCGGCCGCGCCGGGTCCTCGATCTGCCGGCGCACGGCGACGCCCCCGGGCTCGGAGTCGTGCCGACCGCCGCGGTGCTCGACGCGCTCGCCGAAGCGATCGGACCGGACGAGGTCGACCTCGTCGGCTACTCGCTCGGCGCCCGGCTCGCCTGGGACCTCGCGCGGCACCCCGGCGTCGCGGTGCGGCGTCTCGTGCTGGGCGGCCTCAGCGCGGGGGAGCCCTTCGCGCTCGTCGACCTCTCCGCCGCGCGAGCCGCCATCGCCGGTGGACCGGCTCCCGTCGATCCGCTGACCGGGATGATCGTGCACATGGTGAGCCTGCCCGGCAACCGCCCGGACGATCTGCTCGACCTCATCGAGGGGCTCGCGACCGAGCCGTTCGCGCCCGAGGCGGGAGCGCCGGCGATGCCGGTGCTGCTCCTGGGCGGCGAGGACGACCCGATGGCCGCGGGCATCGACGAACTCGCCGCGCGGCTGCCGGACGTCCGGGTGCGGCGCGTCCCCGGCGATCACCTCGCGGCGCTGCACACCGCCGCGTTCCGCGACGCCGTGCGCGGGTTCCTCGCGGACTGA
- a CDS encoding methyltransferase family protein, which translates to MTDTPTPDAARILDIATGYMAAKQLFQASRIGLFAAVAAGADTAAALAERCGVSERIARLLADALAAKGLLVRTEGRYALAPDASAYLTGEDAVIDLAPFLTFLDEISYPHWLQFAHTVDTTEPGDLQMDDARWGTFMAGVMTYNRLHAQEFGRLVELAGATKALDFGGLSAEFALAVMARNPELHTTFVYAPGFEDGVAEAVEAAGVADRAAVEVGDTATAAPEGAYDAVFANHVIHRFSAEENAQIFRRLRAAAVEGATLTVLDFFLDDEDEQRALDALHAGEYLVIDGTVVYPESQVRGWLTDAGWAVRDTVALPGSPRVLLATAV; encoded by the coding sequence ATGACCGACACCCCCACCCCCGACGCCGCCCGCATCCTCGACATCGCCACCGGCTACATGGCCGCGAAGCAGCTCTTCCAGGCCAGCCGCATCGGGCTGTTCGCCGCCGTCGCCGCGGGCGCCGACACGGCCGCGGCGCTCGCCGAGCGCTGCGGGGTGAGCGAGCGGATCGCCCGGCTGCTCGCCGACGCCCTCGCCGCGAAGGGTCTCCTCGTCCGGACGGAGGGGCGCTACGCCCTGGCTCCGGACGCCTCCGCCTACCTCACGGGGGAGGACGCGGTCATCGACCTCGCTCCGTTCCTCACGTTCCTCGACGAGATCAGCTACCCGCACTGGCTGCAGTTCGCGCACACGGTCGACACGACCGAGCCCGGCGACCTGCAGATGGACGACGCGCGGTGGGGCACGTTCATGGCCGGCGTCATGACGTACAACCGCCTGCACGCGCAGGAGTTCGGCCGGCTCGTCGAGCTCGCCGGCGCGACCAAGGCCCTCGACTTCGGTGGTCTGTCCGCTGAGTTCGCCCTCGCCGTCATGGCGCGCAACCCCGAGCTGCACACGACGTTCGTCTACGCCCCGGGATTCGAGGACGGCGTGGCCGAGGCGGTCGAGGCGGCGGGCGTCGCCGACCGGGCTGCCGTCGAGGTGGGGGACACGGCGACTGCGGCCCCCGAGGGCGCCTACGACGCGGTGTTCGCCAACCACGTCATCCACCGCTTCTCCGCGGAGGAGAACGCGCAGATCTTCCGCCGGCTCCGTGCCGCAGCGGTCGAGGGGGCGACGCTGACCGTGCTCGACTTCTTCCTCGACGACGAGGACGAGCAGCGCGCGCTGGACGCCCTGCACGCGGGGGAGTACCTCGTGATCGACGGCACCGTCGTGTACCCGGAGTCGCAGGTCCGTGGCTGGCTGACGGACGCCGGCTGGGCGGTGCGCGACACCGTCGCCCTGCCGGGGAGCCCGCGCGTGCTCCTGGCCACCGCGGTCTGA
- a CDS encoding amidohydrolase, with protein MSSALLGDDADLLLRGGRIHTVDATDSVATAIAVRDGVIVATDAAAEALPAREIVQLDGRTAIPGLNDAHLHAAWLGARWPHLFFSDTPPEEQPTGRLVATADERHAALRRAWALLAEFGITSYTEPGIGPGEDDGETGCFGTDMLDAYVQLHREGAQTSRVTLLRLFGTIDGESSLEDFAAGLPVPPPSTDPRWLAIPGVKIFADGIPPMATAWTSAPYPDGTTGHLLTRGDADPLSAFQQMIALAASRGLQIAVHATGDRSIEEFLTALERHGRTPPPPAPHHIVHGDLATPAQIRRAERLGVGFAVQPLIAAHTHSWAAVQLGEARVAAAWPLAEMLSSGALTTVTSDAPIATPDWRPSLDASLALLAADGRADDAATRRRLLRTMTADAAIQDGAASWKGTLEPGKVADITVLDEDPCTPGRPFADLRVERTIVDGRTVFARD; from the coding sequence ATGAGCAGCGCACTCCTCGGCGACGACGCCGACCTCCTTCTCCGCGGCGGCCGCATCCACACCGTCGACGCCACCGATTCCGTCGCCACCGCGATCGCCGTCCGGGACGGGGTGATCGTCGCCACCGACGCCGCCGCCGAAGCCCTCCCGGCCCGCGAGATCGTGCAGCTGGACGGTCGCACCGCGATCCCCGGCCTCAACGACGCCCACCTCCACGCCGCCTGGCTGGGCGCGCGCTGGCCGCACCTCTTCTTCTCCGACACCCCACCCGAGGAGCAGCCCACCGGCCGCCTCGTGGCCACGGCCGACGAACGACACGCGGCCCTGCGCCGGGCCTGGGCACTGCTCGCGGAGTTCGGCATCACCAGCTACACGGAGCCGGGCATCGGCCCCGGGGAGGACGACGGCGAGACCGGCTGCTTCGGCACCGACATGCTCGACGCGTACGTGCAGCTGCACCGGGAGGGCGCGCAGACCTCGCGCGTCACGCTGCTGCGCCTGTTCGGGACGATCGACGGCGAGAGCTCCCTGGAGGACTTCGCCGCCGGACTCCCGGTGCCGCCCCCGTCGACCGACCCCCGCTGGCTCGCGATCCCCGGCGTGAAGATCTTCGCCGACGGTATCCCGCCGATGGCCACCGCCTGGACGTCGGCCCCCTACCCCGACGGGACGACCGGGCACCTCCTCACGCGCGGCGATGCGGATCCGCTCAGCGCCTTCCAGCAGATGATCGCGCTGGCCGCGAGTCGCGGCCTCCAGATCGCGGTGCACGCCACCGGCGACCGCTCGATCGAGGAGTTCCTCACCGCACTGGAACGGCACGGCCGGACACCCCCGCCGCCGGCACCCCACCACATCGTGCACGGCGACCTCGCGACCCCCGCGCAGATCCGCCGTGCGGAACGCCTCGGCGTCGGCTTCGCCGTGCAGCCCCTCATCGCCGCGCACACGCACTCCTGGGCGGCCGTGCAGCTCGGCGAGGCCCGCGTCGCCGCGGCGTGGCCGCTGGCCGAGATGCTCTCCTCCGGGGCGCTGACCACCGTGACCAGCGACGCCCCGATCGCCACGCCGGACTGGCGCCCCAGCCTCGATGCCTCCCTCGCCCTCCTCGCCGCCGACGGCCGGGCGGACGACGCCGCGACCCGGCGCCGGCTGCTGCGCACGATGACGGCCGACGCCGCGATCCAGGACGGCGCCGCGAGCTGGAAGGGCACCCTCGAGCCCGGCAAGGTCGCCGACATCACGGTGCTCGATGAGGATCCGTGCACCCCGGGGCGCCCGTTCGCCGACCTTCGGGTCGAGCGCACCATCGTCGACGGCCGCACGGTGTTCGCGCGCGACTGA
- a CDS encoding glyceraldehyde-3-phosphate dehydrogenase: MNDSAAHRDEWTASEELAERMIPLIGALKRERDVVTSLHGHRLLGLSATGVVEVHERVAQLGHERLAVEDSLAVLEGIHALAPGASSIDVARLVEGHASSGRPLGEYLAETLAPAVGAVPAPPTDVVLYGFGRIGRLLARILIAHTGGGSGLRLRAIVVRRGSENDLVKRASLLLRDSVHGRFAGSVTVDEDAEQIIANGTRIQVIYSDDPAAVDYTAYGIDDAIVVDNTGRWRDEAGLSQHLRAKGVARVLLTAPGKGPLKNIVQGINDDTITEEDRIVSAASCTTNAITPVLAAIDEAYGVVKGHVETVHSFTNDQNLIDNFHKGDRRGRSAVLNMVITETGAAKAVAKALPQLEGKLTGSAIRVPTPDVSLAVLHLTLERPATKDQVNDYLRRVSLHSKLRQQIDYVESPEVVSTDFVGSHRAGIVDGLATIADEDTLILYVWYDNEFGYSCQVIRVLETMAGSHPVVLPARREVTL; the protein is encoded by the coding sequence ATGAACGATTCCGCGGCACACCGCGACGAATGGACGGCGAGCGAAGAGCTGGCGGAGCGGATGATCCCGCTCATCGGGGCTCTCAAGCGCGAGCGCGACGTGGTCACCTCGTTGCACGGTCATCGCCTGCTCGGCCTCTCGGCCACCGGCGTCGTCGAGGTGCACGAGCGCGTGGCCCAGCTCGGACACGAGCGCCTGGCGGTCGAGGACAGCCTGGCGGTGCTCGAGGGCATCCACGCCCTGGCCCCCGGAGCCTCGTCGATCGACGTGGCCCGCCTCGTGGAAGGGCACGCCTCGAGTGGACGCCCGCTCGGGGAGTACCTGGCCGAGACCCTGGCCCCGGCCGTCGGCGCGGTCCCGGCACCGCCGACCGACGTCGTGCTCTACGGCTTCGGGCGCATCGGCCGCCTGCTGGCCCGCATCCTCATCGCGCACACCGGCGGGGGGAGCGGACTCCGGCTCCGCGCCATCGTCGTGCGCCGCGGTTCTGAGAACGACCTCGTCAAGCGTGCGTCGCTGCTGCTGCGCGACTCGGTGCATGGCCGCTTCGCGGGCTCGGTCACGGTGGACGAGGACGCCGAGCAGATCATCGCCAACGGCACGCGCATCCAGGTCATCTACTCCGACGACCCGGCGGCCGTCGACTACACGGCCTACGGCATCGACGACGCGATCGTCGTCGACAACACCGGCCGCTGGCGCGACGAGGCCGGACTCTCCCAGCACCTCCGCGCGAAGGGCGTCGCCCGCGTGCTGCTGACCGCCCCCGGCAAGGGCCCGCTGAAGAACATCGTGCAGGGCATCAACGACGACACGATCACCGAGGAAGACCGCATCGTCTCCGCGGCGTCGTGCACGACCAACGCCATCACCCCGGTGCTCGCCGCGATCGACGAGGCCTACGGCGTCGTGAAGGGTCACGTCGAGACCGTGCACTCGTTCACGAACGACCAGAACCTCATCGACAACTTCCACAAGGGCGACCGCCGCGGTCGCTCCGCCGTGCTGAACATGGTCATCACCGAGACCGGGGCGGCGAAGGCCGTGGCCAAGGCTCTGCCGCAGCTCGAGGGCAAGCTCACGGGCAGCGCGATCCGCGTCCCCACGCCGGACGTCTCGCTCGCGGTGCTGCACCTCACACTGGAGCGCCCCGCCACCAAGGACCAGGTCAACGACTACCTGCGCCGGGTCTCGCTGCACTCGAAGCTCCGGCAGCAGATCGACTACGTGGAGAGCCCGGAGGTGGTCTCCACGGACTTCGTCGGCTCGCACCGCGCGGGCATCGTCGATGGCCTGGCCACGATCGCCGACGAGGACACCCTCATCCTCTACGTCTGGTACGACAACGAGTTCGGCTACTCCTGCCAGGTGATCCGGGTGCTGGAGACCATGGCGGGTTCGCACCCCGTCGTGCTCCCCGCCCGCCGCGAAGTCACCCTCTGA
- a CDS encoding winged helix DNA-binding domain-containing protein, whose protein sequence is MKTSRWREERLRFQGLTAPEADVAGAAARLLAVQSQDFTAGRWALALRTKGDVRLRDVDAAFDRGDLVRAWTMRGTLHTIPARDLGWVLEVTAARQQQQAASRQRQLGIDDDMIDTVVRELTPRLRDGGLTRGEIFPVLEGIGIDPSGQRGIHLLFALTVSGVLVQGPVVPREGITREQRFVLAADHIRDHAHPEDPLAELFVRYVEGHGPAGVADFAWWSGLTLGRSREAAERAATRVTEADDGVFVGRTPPRRAAGRPAVFALGAFDEYYISYADRTVVCDPEYLAAVGPGKNGMVRATVVEHGRVIGCWTHAAAAHTTPPEFFTAPEDPAAVTAALARFAGFLP, encoded by the coding sequence ATGAAGACCTCACGATGGCGGGAGGAGCGGCTGCGGTTCCAAGGGCTCACGGCGCCGGAGGCGGACGTGGCGGGGGCGGCGGCGCGGCTGCTCGCGGTGCAGAGCCAGGACTTCACGGCCGGACGGTGGGCGCTGGCCCTGCGGACGAAGGGCGACGTACGGCTTCGTGACGTCGACGCCGCGTTCGACCGTGGGGACCTCGTCCGGGCCTGGACCATGCGGGGGACGCTGCACACGATCCCCGCGCGCGACCTCGGCTGGGTGCTGGAGGTCACGGCCGCGCGACAGCAGCAGCAGGCGGCCTCCCGACAGCGGCAGCTCGGCATCGACGACGACATGATCGACACGGTGGTCCGGGAGCTCACGCCGCGGCTCCGTGACGGCGGCCTCACCAGGGGCGAGATCTTCCCGGTGCTCGAGGGCATCGGCATCGACCCCTCGGGGCAGCGCGGCATCCACCTGCTGTTCGCGCTGACGGTCTCCGGCGTGCTCGTGCAGGGGCCGGTCGTGCCGCGGGAGGGCATCACGCGGGAGCAGCGGTTCGTGCTCGCGGCGGACCACATCCGCGATCACGCCCACCCGGAGGACCCGCTGGCCGAGCTGTTCGTCCGCTACGTCGAGGGACACGGGCCCGCCGGGGTCGCGGACTTCGCGTGGTGGTCGGGGCTGACGCTCGGGCGGTCCAGGGAGGCGGCGGAGCGCGCGGCGACACGGGTGACCGAGGCCGACGACGGGGTCTTCGTCGGCCGCACCCCGCCCCGGCGCGCGGCAGGCCGTCCGGCCGTGTTCGCCCTCGGAGCCTTCGACGAGTACTACATCTCCTACGCCGACCGCACCGTCGTCTGTGACCCCGAGTACCTCGCCGCCGTCGGACCGGGGAAGAACGGGATGGTCCGGGCGACCGTCGTGGAGCACGGCCGCGTGATCGGCTGCTGGACGCACGCCGCCGCCGCCCACACCACCCCTCCGGAGTTCTTCACTGCACCCGAGGACCCCGCCGCCGTCACCGCCGCCCTCGCCCGCTTCGCCGGGTTCCTCCCCTGA
- a CDS encoding XRE family transcriptional regulator, which produces MASSGIHLTTLGHRIRHRRLEKGYTLDELGAVVGVAGSQLSLIENGKREPKLSLLQAIAQATGTEVTDLISGEPPNRRAALEIELERAQESPVFRQLGVSPVRVTKGMSDETIESILGLHRELQRREREAIATPEEARRANTELRLRMRAQNNYLPDIEKLAEKQLKAAGHSQGALTHRTVSIMAEKLGFELIYVNDLPHSTRSVTDLENGRIYLPPASIPGGHGLRSMALQAMAHRLLGHTPPTDYADFLQQRLEINYFAACCLMPETAAVAFLQQAKKDRNLAVEDFRDGFGVTHEAAGMRMTNLLTQHLGVSLHFLRVDSTGAITRVYENDDLPLPMDVTGAVEGQRVCRKFQARSAFTEQNRTVEHHQYTDTPSGTFWCSTQTGSSSEGEFSVTVGVPFDDARWWRGRETNDRAVSTCPDEACCRRPSAELTERWKGRAWPSARVHTHMFSPLPRGMFPGVDDNEVYNFLGRHASE; this is translated from the coding sequence ATGGCGTCCTCCGGCATCCACCTCACGACCCTCGGCCACCGCATCCGGCACCGCCGCCTGGAGAAGGGCTACACGCTCGACGAGCTCGGAGCCGTCGTCGGGGTCGCCGGCTCCCAGCTCAGCCTCATCGAGAACGGCAAGCGCGAGCCCAAGCTCTCCCTCCTCCAGGCGATCGCGCAGGCCACCGGCACGGAGGTGACCGACCTCATCTCCGGCGAGCCGCCGAATCGACGCGCGGCCCTGGAGATCGAGCTGGAGCGGGCGCAGGAGAGTCCGGTCTTCCGTCAACTCGGGGTCTCGCCCGTCCGGGTCACGAAGGGCATGAGCGACGAGACCATCGAGTCCATCCTCGGGCTGCACCGCGAGCTGCAGCGCCGCGAGCGTGAGGCCATCGCGACCCCTGAGGAGGCCCGTCGCGCCAACACGGAGCTGCGCCTGCGGATGCGCGCGCAGAACAACTACCTCCCGGACATCGAGAAGCTCGCGGAGAAGCAGCTCAAGGCGGCCGGCCATTCGCAGGGCGCCCTGACCCACCGCACCGTGAGCATCATGGCCGAGAAGCTCGGCTTCGAGCTCATCTACGTCAACGACCTGCCGCACTCGACGCGCTCCGTCACCGACCTCGAGAACGGCCGCATCTACCTGCCCCCGGCATCCATCCCCGGCGGACACGGCCTGCGGTCCATGGCACTGCAGGCGATGGCGCACCGCCTGCTCGGGCACACGCCGCCGACCGACTACGCCGACTTCCTGCAGCAGCGCCTGGAGATCAACTACTTCGCGGCGTGCTGCCTGATGCCGGAGACCGCCGCGGTGGCCTTCCTGCAGCAGGCGAAGAAGGACCGCAACCTCGCGGTGGAGGACTTCCGCGACGGGTTCGGCGTGACGCACGAGGCCGCCGGCATGCGCATGACCAACCTGCTCACGCAGCACCTCGGCGTGTCGCTGCACTTCCTGCGCGTCGACTCGACCGGAGCCATCACCCGCGTCTACGAGAACGACGACCTGCCGCTGCCGATGGACGTGACGGGAGCCGTGGAGGGACAGCGGGTGTGCCGGAAGTTCCAGGCCCGTTCCGCCTTCACGGAGCAGAACCGCACCGTCGAGCACCACCAGTACACGGACACCCCGTCCGGCACGTTCTGGTGCTCCACGCAGACCGGGTCGTCGAGCGAGGGCGAGTTCTCCGTCACGGTCGGCGTGCCGTTCGACGACGCCCGGTGGTGGCGAGGACGCGAGACGAACGACAGGGCCGTGTCGACCTGCCCCGACGAGGCGTGCTGCCGTCGCCCGTCGGCCGAGCTCACGGAGCGCTGGAAGGGCCGGGCATGGCCGAGCGCCCGCGTGCACACCCACATGTTCTCGCCGCTCCCCCGCGGTATGTTCCCCGGCGTGGACGACAACGAGGTCTACAACTTCCTCGGTCGCCACGCGAGTGAGTGA